CGCTGACCGCCTGCATCACCTGGGCCGATAACCGGAGCAGCCGCTGTGCCCGGCGGTTGAAGGATGAACTGAACGGACATGAGCTGTACCTGCGGACAGGAACGCCCATACACCCTATGTCTCCAATCACCAAGCTGATGTGGCTGGGCGAGGAGCAGCCCGAGCTGTTCCGTCAGACCTACAAGTTCATCTCCATCAAAGAATATATCTTCTTCCGGCTGTTCGGCGAATATGTGATTGACCATTCCATCGCCTCTGCCACCGGCATGTTCAATCTGGAGAAGCTCGACTGGGACGAGGAGGCACTCCAGATTGCCGGTGTTACTCCGGAGCGCCTATCCCGTCCGGTCCCGACCACCCATATCCTGCAGGGATTGCTTCCAGATCTTACCGGAAAGCTCGGTCTCCTCACGGACACTCCGTTTGTCGTAGGTGCCAGTGATGGTGTTCTGTCCAACCTGGGCGTAGGAGCCATGGAGCCGGGGGTAATCGCTGCAACGATAGGCACAAGCGGTGCCATCCGTACTGTAGTTGACCATCCGCTGACCGATCCCAAAGGACGGATCTTCTGCTACGCCTTGACAGACAAGCATTGGGTAATCGGCGGCCCCGTGAATAACGGGGGAATGCTCTTCCGCTGGGTGCGTGATGAGTTCGCCGCCTCTGAAGTAGAGACCGCGAAGCGCCTGGGTATTGATCCCTACGAAGTATTAACCAGGATCGCTGAGCAAGTGCCGCCCGGCAGCAACGGACTGCTCTTCCACCCGTATCTAACCGGAGAACGCGCACCGCTGTGGAATCCCGATGCCCGCGGCTCCTTCTTCGGGCTAAGCATGAATCACCGCAAGGAGCATATGATCCGTGCGGTGCTGGAAGGTGTCATCTTCAATATGTACACCGTATTACTGGCCATGGAGGAATGCATCGGCGAGCCTGTTAGAATCCTGGCTACTGGCGGCTTCGCCCGCTCGGCGCTATGGCGGCAGATGATGGCCGATATTTTCGATCAGGAGGTGGTGGTCCCGGAGAGCTTCGAGAGCTCTTGCCTCGGCGCAGTTGTACTGGGATTATACGCCATCCGCCGGATCGATTCCTTGGATGCTGTCTTCAGCATGATTGGCTCCACTCACCGGCATGAGCCGGTTACTGTCCACGCCAAAGCCTACAAACAGCTGCTGCCCATCTTCATCTCGGTATCCCGCAGTCTGGCGGATCAGTATCAGGCAATCGCCGACTTCCAGCGCGAGCAGGCCGGGGAACAACCCGGCTAACCTGCTCTCCAGAACCGCCTGCGTACAGCAAAGCGCCGGACAGCCGCATCTGCGGCCAGCCGGCGCTTTCAATATATTACTAAGCCAAAGTCTACACTGTCGCCTTTGACGCTGCTGCCGGCTTCTGCGGTGCAGAGCCGAACACCATCCATGCCGGTTTCACATAACGGAAGGCAAGCGCAACCACCACCCAGGAGCCTAGGAGGGCCACCAGCCAGCCGCCCGCTATTGCTGCCGTATAAGCCAGCGATCCGCCGTGGAACGGCAGCTTACGGTACATGAACAGCAGCAGAGGATGGAGCAGATAGATACCGAAAGAGCACGCCCCGGCCGAGAGCAGCAGTCTCGTCAGCACGCTGCGTCCTGCACCGTACAGCATGAAGGATAGCTGGAACAGTACCAGACAAGAGAGCAAGGCATGCAGGTTCGAGAACCCTTCGTACCATAGACTATTGATTACTGTTTTTTTCGTATAGTTGTTATACCACAATATAACATGCCCAATCCCGGCTGCGGCCCATAAGAGCCATAGTACCACCCAACTGGTCCCTTTACCGGAACGCCAGCCTTCGCGGGAGGGAACCAGCCACTTTTTCAGAGAGCTGTAGTAGATCGCAATCGCCGCACCAAGCAGGAAATACGAGAAATACGTAATGGCCAGACTACCCTTGGACAGCTGCCAATACCCGTGATTCACCATATATTTGTTAAGCAGCACGAAGCCCCACTGTAACGCAAGCCCGATGACTGGTGCCCAGGCCGCGAGATGCCGGACTTTCTGCAGACACCAGAGTATCAGCGGGAACAGTAGATAGAACTGGATAATGATGATGATATAGTAGAGATGCGTATACGCCGTACCCGTCCATAGATACTTGAAGAACTTCCCGCCCATCTCCTGAAGAGGCATCCCCCAGGTATGACCGGCCGTCATTTTCAGTCCAAAATACAGCACCGTAAACACAAGATAAGGCACAATAATGTAGATCAGCCTGCGGCTGTAGAATTTGGCCAGCACCTTACCGCCCAGCGGACGGTCAATATAATTGTAGAACAGGA
The sequence above is a segment of the Paenibacillus sp. FSL R7-0204 genome. Coding sequences within it:
- the gntK gene encoding gluconokinase, with the translated sequence MIGVDIGTTSTKAVLFEENGTIVAQSNQGYPLHQPSPSVAEQDPEQILEAVIRTIAAVMQESLAAPEAILLVSFSSAMHSVIAVDPAGKPLTACITWADNRSSRCARRLKDELNGHELYLRTGTPIHPMSPITKLMWLGEEQPELFRQTYKFISIKEYIFFRLFGEYVIDHSIASATGMFNLEKLDWDEEALQIAGVTPERLSRPVPTTHILQGLLPDLTGKLGLLTDTPFVVGASDGVLSNLGVGAMEPGVIAATIGTSGAIRTVVDHPLTDPKGRIFCYALTDKHWVIGGPVNNGGMLFRWVRDEFAASEVETAKRLGIDPYEVLTRIAEQVPPGSNGLLFHPYLTGERAPLWNPDARGSFFGLSMNHRKEHMIRAVLEGVIFNMYTVLLAMEECIGEPVRILATGGFARSALWRQMMADIFDQEVVVPESFESSCLGAVVLGLYAIRRIDSLDAVFSMIGSTHRHEPVTVHAKAYKQLLPIFISVSRSLADQYQAIADFQREQAGEQPG
- a CDS encoding acyltransferase → MAQKERIPQLDIFRAIAIFAVIAIHATSRTLAETLGTSMFPPFLFINKFSQFAVPSFIFLSGFVLFYNYIDRPLGGKVLAKFYSRRLIYIIVPYLVFTVLYFGLKMTAGHTWGMPLQEMGGKFFKYLWTGTAYTHLYYIIIIIQFYLLFPLILWCLQKVRHLAAWAPVIGLALQWGFVLLNKYMVNHGYWQLSKGSLAITYFSYFLLGAAIAIYYSSLKKWLVPSREGWRSGKGTSWVVLWLLWAAAGIGHVILWYNNYTKKTVINSLWYEGFSNLHALLSCLVLFQLSFMLYGAGRSVLTRLLLSAGACSFGIYLLHPLLLFMYRKLPFHGGSLAYTAAIAGGWLVALLGSWVVVALAFRYVKPAWMVFGSAPQKPAAASKATV